Genomic segment of Arachis stenosperma cultivar V10309 chromosome 4, arast.V10309.gnm1.PFL2, whole genome shotgun sequence:
TCTTGTGCCCGAAACCCTTGTGATAGTCACAGTAGAGGCTTTTGTTGCCTCCCATTCTCTCTTTCAACGGCCTAGGTCTGGATAGGATTCCGTTGTCCGCAATTTGCTGGTAAACTTCCACTGTGGGTGCCGTGAGTGGCGTGTAGTTTGTGAACCTTCCCACCCGTGGAGGTTGTTTGTGCTGTTTGGCTGGGGTTCCGTCCCTGGGGGCCTCCATGTATCTATCGACCTGGGTGACCTGCCGAGCTGAAGGGTTAGGGAGCTGCCGCTTATTTGCTGCTACAATGTGACTTACATCCTCATCATTGATGTATACCTTGGCCACGCTTTAAATCTCCTGCATAGTCCACACAGGCTTAGTTGTGAGATGCTTCTTAAAGTCCTCATTTAGCAGGCCATTTGTTAGGCAAAGACTAGCGACTGAGTCCGTGAGGTCGTCAATTTCCAAGCATTCGTTGTTCAACCTGTCCAGAAACTTTCTGGTCAGTTCCCCGGGTTTCTGGGTGACCCCTAGCAAGTTAATCAGGTGTTTTGCCTTGGCT
This window contains:
- the LOC130974726 gene encoding uncharacterized protein LOC130974726 gives rise to the protein MRYDGTKDPQEHLIAFEARMNLEGVGDAVRCRAFPITLAGPAIRWFNALPQGSITTFADISQSFLARFTTRIAKAKHLINLLGVTQKPGELTRKFLDRLNNECLEIDDLTDSVASLCLTNGLLNEDFKKHLTTKPVWTMQEI